The region ATAGCCCGGTATCCGGGCCATGCGCATGGAATTTTCCGAGGACGTGGTGGTGCTCCGGGTGGGCACGTTCCGTGAGGCGGACTGCTGGGTCCGCTTTTTTTCACCCGGACATGGGCTGTTGAGTGGCTTCGCCTTTGGGGGGCGCCGCAGTCGCAGACGGTTCGCGGGATGCTTGGACCCGCTGTCCCTGGTTCGTTTCCGAGTCAGCCAGGACAGACGCCGGGAATATTATTGCCTGGAGGAAGGGACGCTCCTGCACGGATTTTCCGGGCTCAAGACTGATTTGAAGAAGCTGGGAATGGTCAGCAACTGTGTTCGTTTCGTCGAATCCCTGGACCTGACGCCGGATGGGTACGCGTCGGTGTACGCGTTGCTGCGGGAAATGCTCGAAACCTTGGATGACCCCGGCGAGGCATCCTGGTTTTTGCCCGTCCTGTTTCGGGCCAAGATAACCTTTGCCCAGGGCTATCAGCCGGACCTGGAGAGTTGCCGAGAATGCGGCCGACCGCTGGACGCCTTTGCCCGCGCTGTTTTTTCCGTGCGCGACGGCGGTTTGTACTGTCTGCGCTGCCCCTCCGGGACGGGTCAGAAAATTTCACTTTCGCGGGAAACCCTACGCCTGCTCGCGACCCTGGCCCAAACCGGACCAGGGGAATGGGCGGGGTGGCTTCCTCCGGCCAGGGTGCGGGAGGAATGTGGTCATCTCGTGGATGCCTTTGTTCAA is a window of Deltaproteobacteria bacterium DNA encoding:
- the recO gene encoding DNA repair protein RecO, whose translation is MRMEFSEDVVVLRVGTFREADCWVRFFSPGHGLLSGFAFGGRRSRRRFAGCLDPLSLVRFRVSQDRRREYYCLEEGTLLHGFSGLKTDLKKLGMVSNCVRFVESLDLTPDGYASVYALLREMLETLDDPGEASWFLPVLFRAKITFAQGYQPDLESCRECGRPLDAFARAVFSVRDGGLYCLRCPSGTGQKISLSRETLRLLATLAQTGPGEWAGWLPPARVREECGHLVDAFVQCHLGLTCDGNRFARC